From the Psychrobacillus sp. FSL K6-4046 genome, one window contains:
- a CDS encoding toll/interleukin-1 receptor domain-containing protein: MARCTAPVRGHQSASARANCPACGGRYSSNYRSYSPPSYRSGGSLSSSGGSGSSAKPRWSGAGSSVVYTIQEVRALTPIRNSVEKLAERDDLDLRDVFLCHAWDDRKGVAKDLHDLLEAQGVSVWFSEKDVGLGVPLLRAIDKGLAKSRVGLVLVTPALLSRLQTEGIADKELSVLLSGERLIPIVHGTTYEALREVSPLLGSRSGLSTAEEPIEDVVTKLTELVTI; this comes from the coding sequence ATGGCTAGATGTACGGCTCCAGTAAGGGGGCATCAATCAGCCAGTGCACGAGCCAACTGCCCAGCGTGCGGTGGGAGATACAGTAGCAACTATAGGTCGTACTCACCCCCATCTTATAGAAGTGGAGGCAGCTTAAGTAGTAGCGGAGGGTCCGGCAGCAGTGCAAAACCACGTTGGTCGGGAGCAGGTTCGTCTGTGGTGTACACGATTCAAGAAGTTAGGGCACTCACACCAATCCGTAACAGCGTCGAAAAGCTGGCTGAGCGAGATGATCTTGACCTTAGGGACGTCTTCCTCTGCCATGCTTGGGACGATCGGAAGGGAGTCGCCAAGGATCTGCACGACCTGCTTGAGGCACAAGGTGTCTCCGTCTGGTTCAGTGAAAAAGACGTTGGCCTCGGCGTGCCGCTACTTCGTGCAATAGACAAGGGGTTGGCGAAATCGCGAGTTGGGCTTGTGCTGGTGACCCCTGCGTTGCTAAGTCGCCTCCAAACAGAGGGTATTGCCGACAAAGAACTTTCGGTACTCCTCTCTGGCGAGCGTCTCATTCCGATTGTGCACGGCACTACGTATGAAGCTCTACGCGAAGTCAGTCCTTTGCTTGGTTCACGAAGTGGTCTGAGTACTGCCGAAGAACCGATAGAAGACGTCGTGACCAAACTTACAGAACTTGTCACCATTTGA
- a CDS encoding DUF5655 domain-containing protein, giving the protein MNATTVQTVYIDDEPAGITHKTNNKTSKTVSDYVAQANETLTDRFENLKASMIALGDDVQMKTLKNYFAFKRIKNFACVEVHLNSNTILLYLKVDPSTISLEPGFTRDVSNIGHYGT; this is encoded by the coding sequence ATGAATGCAACAACAGTGCAGACTGTCTATATTGATGATGAACCTGCTGGTATTACACACAAAACTAATAATAAAACATCCAAAACTGTTTCAGATTACGTAGCACAAGCAAATGAAACACTCACAGATCGCTTCGAGAATTTAAAAGCTTCTATGATTGCCTTAGGCGACGACGTACAAATGAAGACGTTAAAAAACTATTTCGCCTTCAAACGAATTAAAAACTTTGCCTGCGTTGAAGTCCATCTAAATTCCAATACCATACTACTGTATCTAAAGGTAGACCCTTCCACTATATCTCTAGAACCAGGCTTTACACGTGATGTATCTAATATTGGGCATTACGGTACTTGA
- the pglZ gene encoding BREX-1 system phosphatase PglZ type A gives MNISQIESALKDIFNEPLKDGEQRKIVFWVDKDGEFIEEIEQLKIAGVRVQTLSNQNQFYMKHLLEVEDPISSYLIYTNLELGVEDNWLADTVLYSKTFFADRVSLILSELQIDPSLRAVIKKYERFFNNKERFKKFQALGIEGFTEEKIELAIMSVLCNEKTPDFEGVLKAVLMDTLNDSDNKYLSHMDKYFDIIVFWKYVANKYGYERETKTLKTLFMHLTVTALSHSISENSLTAVKEFIAVRNKTNALVFIDHWMHHKTDYSVFDEYADMVEQEIQLSNIMQSIPLEEFKQADTFSYIDKAIIIYIANSLMEKLEDYEEYSKLIKLRRAKHYYEQYASVYNALYYTVKMHAFYKEHQKGMPQGQAIDLYQAYVNEFSKMDTYYRKFYVAYDEESNHELLKKLKELVENMYTNWYMGELSSHWSQAVKSEMMNNWTLPGLQNQQSFYSSFIAPHIRRGERAFVIISDAMRYEVGVELAERLNSETMGICDIQTQLGVLPSVTKLGMASLLPHRNLDFDENGRVLVNDRDSSGLESRKKIIESYVEDSVVMHFQDVFDMNKAGRRETFKGKKLIYLYHDTIDAMGDKASTEIYTFNAVETALNQLYDLVKIIRDDLSGTNVYITADHGFLYQRDTLPESDKIEKESIDVIEVKRRYLLSKEKREISGQLAIDLSTIVDNEQQLTAYVPNGTIRNRMQGSGVNFVHGGASLQEIVVPVLSFKNKRAGQKGSQAIQKVDIRLTNTTRKITNSIFNLEFFQTEKVEEKMVSRTVLIYMGDDEGNILSNEETIIGDRSYDNPAERTFKLQFVLKSISYDRSKTYYLIIKDMETGVITEKIPFTINLGIVSDFDF, from the coding sequence ATGAATATTAGTCAAATTGAATCCGCACTAAAGGATATTTTTAATGAACCGCTAAAAGACGGTGAACAGCGAAAGATTGTATTCTGGGTGGACAAGGACGGAGAATTTATTGAAGAGATTGAGCAATTGAAGATTGCTGGTGTTAGAGTCCAAACATTATCTAATCAGAACCAATTTTACATGAAGCATTTGTTGGAGGTAGAAGATCCGATCTCTTCCTATTTAATCTATACAAATTTGGAGTTAGGTGTAGAGGATAACTGGTTGGCAGATACAGTTTTGTATTCGAAGACGTTTTTTGCGGATCGGGTATCGCTTATTTTGAGTGAGCTTCAGATTGACCCATCCCTTAGAGCTGTAATTAAAAAATATGAGCGTTTTTTCAATAATAAGGAACGTTTTAAAAAATTTCAGGCACTCGGTATAGAAGGTTTTACAGAAGAAAAAATCGAGTTAGCAATAATGAGTGTTTTGTGTAACGAGAAGACACCTGATTTTGAAGGTGTGTTAAAGGCTGTTCTGATGGATACGCTGAATGATAGTGATAACAAGTATTTATCACATATGGATAAATATTTTGATATAATCGTGTTCTGGAAGTATGTTGCGAATAAATACGGGTATGAGCGTGAAACAAAGACATTAAAGACTTTATTTATGCATTTAACTGTGACGGCATTAAGTCACTCCATTAGTGAGAATTCTTTAACGGCCGTCAAAGAATTTATTGCAGTGCGAAATAAAACAAATGCATTAGTATTTATTGACCACTGGATGCATCATAAAACGGATTATTCTGTGTTTGATGAATATGCTGATATGGTTGAACAAGAAATTCAACTTTCTAATATCATGCAATCTATTCCATTAGAAGAATTCAAACAAGCAGATACATTCTCATATATCGATAAAGCCATTATTATTTATATTGCGAACAGCCTTATGGAGAAGTTAGAAGATTATGAGGAATATTCGAAGCTGATTAAATTAAGACGTGCGAAACATTACTATGAGCAATATGCGTCCGTTTATAATGCACTTTATTATACGGTGAAAATGCATGCATTTTATAAAGAGCATCAAAAAGGAATGCCACAAGGGCAAGCTATTGATCTGTATCAGGCTTATGTAAACGAGTTCTCTAAAATGGATACATATTATCGTAAGTTCTATGTTGCATACGATGAAGAAAGTAACCATGAGTTATTGAAGAAGTTAAAAGAACTTGTGGAAAACATGTACACAAATTGGTATATGGGTGAGTTAAGCTCTCACTGGTCACAGGCAGTAAAAAGTGAAATGATGAATAATTGGACACTTCCTGGTCTGCAAAATCAACAAAGTTTCTATTCGTCTTTCATTGCACCGCATATCCGTAGAGGTGAGCGTGCGTTTGTTATCATTTCAGATGCTATGCGATATGAAGTAGGAGTTGAACTTGCTGAGCGATTGAATTCTGAAACGATGGGGATTTGTGATATACAGACGCAACTTGGTGTGTTGCCATCTGTCACAAAACTAGGCATGGCTTCACTCCTCCCACATCGAAACTTGGATTTTGATGAGAATGGACGTGTACTTGTAAATGACAGAGACTCGTCAGGACTCGAAAGTCGTAAGAAGATTATCGAGTCATATGTGGAAGATAGTGTTGTGATGCATTTTCAAGATGTGTTTGATATGAATAAAGCAGGTAGACGTGAAACGTTTAAAGGAAAGAAACTTATCTACTTATACCACGATACAATTGATGCGATGGGTGATAAGGCATCTACGGAGATATACACCTTTAATGCAGTAGAAACTGCCTTGAATCAGTTGTATGACTTAGTGAAAATCATTCGAGATGATTTGAGTGGAACAAATGTATACATTACTGCAGATCACGGTTTTCTTTATCAACGAGATACGCTTCCAGAAAGTGATAAGATTGAAAAGGAGTCAATAGATGTTATAGAAGTGAAACGTCGCTACTTACTTTCAAAAGAAAAACGTGAGATCTCAGGGCAACTTGCGATTGATTTGTCAACAATCGTGGATAACGAACAACAATTGACAGCTTATGTACCAAACGGAACAATTCGCAATCGGATGCAAGGCTCTGGAGTAAACTTTGTCCACGGTGGTGCAAGCCTTCAGGAAATCGTTGTACCAGTGCTGTCCTTTAAAAATAAACGAGCAGGTCAAAAAGGTTCGCAAGCAATCCAAAAAGTAGACATTAGGCTGACCAACACGACACGCAAAATTACGAATAGTATCTTTAACTTAGAGTTCTTCCAAACAGAAAAAGTAGAAGAAAAAATGGTATCTCGTACAGTTCTCATTTATATGGGCGATGATGAAGGAAATATACTATCGAACGAAGAAACGATAATAGGGGATCGCTCTTATGATAATCCTGCAGAACGTACATTTAAGCTTCAGTTTGTCTTGAAAAGCATATCTTATGATCGAAGCAAGACGTATTATTTAATAATTAAAGATATGGAAACTGGTGTTATTACTGAAAAAATACCGTTTACAATTAACTTAGGAATTGTTAGCGATTTTGATTTTTAA
- the pglX gene encoding BREX-1 system adenine-specific DNA-methyltransferase PglX: MNKTALKNFATSARKELLERVELQARKLGITAESIQTANIESSDAVFIDGKQLLDTERRQRNKLIARINEIGFNRVMEETSYTWFNRFIALRYMEVNDYLPTKVRVLSSNSGSAEPDMMKEALSLDLELDKEYVYDLKVNNKTDELFKYLIKMHCNDLNRYLPFMFETIEDYTEILFPEGLLGTDSFVRQMTNIEEIPEGNWEKIEVIGWLYQYYIAEEKDRVFKAKTKYKTEEIPFATQLFTPDWIVQYMVQNSLGRYWVEAHPEHRDLLDGWEFYLENKQEDFQDKIAQYVNKEINVEDIKCFDPAMGSGHILVYMFDVLYEIYSKCGYMEREIPRLIIENNLYGLDIDDRAYQLASFSVVMKGLQYNRRFLRSIEKDGLTINLASVQETNGWTEDEIEYVAGQGNGVKFEHTKAFIDQFNNAKTFGSLIKVRQSDLSILENRLHEIKLSPVEDIFQTEKRERALALFPQLIKQTNIMKKQYDIVIMNPPYMGSGSMNKVLSDFLRINYPDSKSDLFASFMEVNHYLKQNSFYAAINQHSWMFLSSFEKLREKVIKTKFIDSMLHLGPRAFEEIGGEVVQSTAFVLRNTEVPDSKGTYLRLIKEKTASEKKEKVVKAVQNPSVSYRYLFDQVNFSNIPGSPVAYWMSDRIGQLFKTTPNVSEVASARLGLATGDNDRFMREWFEVSKENTAFNMSSREEAKLSNIKWFPMNKGGSYRKWYGNNDLVVNWQNDGEEIRNFKDNFGKLRSRPQNLRDCFVPGISWTVISSKSSFRYSPEGFLYNNKGPCINSTNEENDTTLLGILNSKVTEYILQLLSPTIGFEAGYISKIPIVFEQDIQPTLNNIVRQNILISKNEWDSRETSWDFGKHPFVKKLSSKVELAFNEWKESSEEQFRNLKLNEEEINHILIEIYGLQNELTPQVEEKDVTIHKADLERDIKSFISYAVGCSFGRYSLDEEGLIYAGGEFDISRYKTFPADEDNILPILPGTYFEDDIVTRFVDFVRVTFSEETLQENLDFVADAVGRKKNETAREVLRRYFLNDFYKNHVQVYSKRPIYWLFTSGKEKAFNCLIYMHRYDKTTLSRIRTDYLHEVQTRLDAEKKDLLDIIEGDSTTKEISDAKKELKSLNKKIDELKDYDELLHHMADMQIEIDLDDGVKVNYEKFNGLVAKI; the protein is encoded by the coding sequence ATGAATAAAACAGCATTGAAAAACTTTGCAACAAGTGCAAGAAAAGAATTGCTTGAAAGAGTAGAACTGCAAGCACGAAAACTTGGAATTACAGCCGAATCCATTCAAACAGCAAATATAGAAAGTTCGGATGCCGTCTTTATTGACGGAAAACAGCTTTTAGATACAGAAAGAAGACAACGTAACAAACTTATTGCCCGAATAAATGAAATAGGCTTTAACCGTGTAATGGAAGAAACATCCTACACGTGGTTCAACCGTTTTATCGCACTTCGTTACATGGAAGTCAACGATTATTTGCCAACTAAAGTACGTGTTCTTTCCTCAAATTCAGGCAGTGCCGAACCAGATATGATGAAAGAAGCATTATCGTTGGATTTAGAGTTAGACAAAGAATATGTTTACGATTTAAAGGTGAATAACAAAACGGATGAACTGTTCAAATATCTAATTAAAATGCATTGTAACGATTTGAACCGTTACTTGCCATTTATGTTTGAAACAATTGAAGACTATACTGAAATTCTCTTTCCAGAGGGATTACTTGGGACGGATTCGTTTGTCCGTCAGATGACAAATATAGAGGAAATTCCTGAAGGTAACTGGGAAAAAATTGAGGTAATTGGATGGCTTTATCAATACTATATTGCCGAAGAAAAAGACCGTGTTTTCAAAGCGAAAACAAAATATAAAACTGAAGAAATACCTTTTGCTACCCAGCTCTTTACACCCGATTGGATTGTTCAATATATGGTGCAGAATTCGCTCGGACGTTACTGGGTAGAAGCCCACCCTGAACATCGTGACTTGCTTGATGGCTGGGAGTTTTACTTGGAAAACAAACAAGAAGACTTTCAAGATAAAATCGCTCAGTATGTAAACAAAGAAATAAACGTGGAAGACATCAAATGTTTCGATCCTGCTATGGGGAGTGGACATATTCTTGTGTATATGTTTGATGTACTCTACGAGATTTATAGCAAATGTGGTTACATGGAAAGAGAAATCCCCCGACTTATCATCGAGAATAATTTATATGGATTAGACATTGATGATCGAGCCTATCAATTGGCAAGCTTTTCAGTTGTCATGAAAGGATTACAATATAATAGACGTTTCTTGAGAAGTATCGAAAAAGATGGATTAACGATTAATTTGGCATCTGTGCAAGAAACGAATGGATGGACTGAAGATGAGATTGAATATGTAGCGGGCCAAGGTAATGGTGTTAAATTTGAGCATACTAAAGCATTTATTGACCAATTTAATAATGCCAAAACATTCGGATCCCTTATTAAAGTAAGGCAATCTGATTTATCTATTTTAGAAAATAGACTTCATGAAATCAAATTATCACCTGTCGAAGATATTTTCCAAACAGAAAAGCGTGAGCGAGCATTAGCATTGTTCCCACAACTAATTAAACAGACCAATATTATGAAGAAGCAATACGACATTGTCATTATGAATCCACCCTACATGGGTTCGGGAAGTATGAACAAAGTATTGTCCGATTTTTTAAGAATTAACTATCCTGATTCGAAATCAGATCTGTTTGCCTCATTCATGGAAGTCAATCACTATTTAAAACAAAACAGTTTCTATGCGGCCATCAATCAACATTCGTGGATGTTCTTATCTAGTTTTGAGAAGTTGCGGGAAAAAGTTATTAAAACCAAATTTATCGACTCAATGTTGCACTTAGGCCCAAGAGCGTTCGAGGAAATCGGTGGGGAAGTTGTACAATCGACAGCGTTTGTACTACGAAATACTGAAGTTCCAGATAGCAAAGGAACTTATTTAAGGTTGATTAAAGAAAAAACAGCAAGTGAAAAGAAAGAAAAAGTGGTGAAAGCTGTTCAAAATCCTTCTGTTTCATATCGATACTTATTTGACCAAGTAAACTTTAGTAATATCCCAGGTAGTCCTGTAGCTTATTGGATGAGTGATAGAATAGGCCAATTATTCAAAACTACACCTAATGTTTCAGAGGTGGCAAGTGCAAGACTGGGTTTAGCAACTGGAGATAATGATAGATTTATGAGGGAATGGTTTGAGGTAAGTAAAGAAAATACAGCTTTCAATATGAGTTCAAGAGAGGAAGCAAAACTAAGTAATATTAAATGGTTTCCAATGAACAAAGGAGGAAGTTATAGGAAATGGTATGGTAACAATGACCTCGTTGTAAATTGGCAAAATGACGGGGAGGAAATTAGAAATTTTAAAGATAATTTTGGTAAGCTCCGTTCCCGTCCGCAAAATCTAAGGGATTGTTTTGTGCCTGGAATTTCATGGACTGTTATTAGTTCGAAAAGCTCGTTTAGGTATTCACCTGAAGGGTTTTTATATAATAACAAGGGGCCCTGCATAAATTCGACAAATGAAGAAAATGATACTACATTATTAGGAATACTGAACTCTAAAGTAACAGAATATATTTTGCAATTACTTTCGCCGACTATAGGATTTGAAGCTGGATATATTTCTAAAATTCCTATTGTGTTTGAGCAAGACATACAACCTACACTAAACAATATTGTTCGTCAAAATATCTTGATTTCTAAGAACGAATGGGATTCCAGAGAAACATCATGGGATTTTGGTAAACATCCTTTCGTAAAAAAACTTTCTTCAAAAGTTGAATTAGCATTCAATGAATGGAAAGAATCAAGTGAGGAACAGTTTAGGAATCTCAAATTAAATGAAGAAGAAATTAACCATATCCTAATTGAAATATACGGTTTACAAAACGAACTTACACCTCAAGTTGAAGAAAAAGATGTCACCATTCATAAAGCAGATTTAGAACGTGACATCAAAAGTTTCATCTCTTACGCTGTCGGGTGTTCTTTCGGCCGTTATTCACTTGACGAAGAAGGGCTTATCTATGCAGGTGGTGAATTTGATATTTCACGTTATAAAACATTCCCAGCAGATGAAGATAATATCCTTCCGATCTTGCCAGGTACTTATTTCGAAGATGACATTGTAACAAGATTCGTTGATTTCGTTCGTGTCACATTTAGTGAAGAAACGCTTCAAGAGAATCTTGATTTTGTGGCGGATGCTGTTGGTCGGAAGAAGAATGAAACAGCGAGGGAAGTATTGCGTCGTTACTTCTTGAATGATTTTTATAAAAATCATGTACAAGTGTATAGCAAGCGTCCTATTTACTGGCTGTTTACATCCGGCAAGGAAAAAGCGTTTAATTGTCTCATATATATGCATCGCTATGACAAAACGACGCTTTCTCGTATTAGGACTGACTATTTGCATGAGGTTCAGACTCGCTTGGATGCGGAGAAAAAGGACTTGCTTGACATCATTGAAGGGGATTCCACAACGAAGGAAATCAGCGATGCGAAAAAAGAATTGAAATCACTCAATAAAAAAATCGACGAGTTGAAAGATTATGACGAGCTGTTGCATCATATGGCAGATATGCAGATTGAGATTGATTTGGATGACGGTGTGAAAGTGAATTATGAGAAGTTTAATGGGTTAGTGGCGAAGATTTGA
- the brxL gene encoding protease Lon-related BREX system protein BrxL, giving the protein MEERVEETLTLDLDKKLNEAFAGRVVRKDLTKLIKEGANVPIYVLEYLLGMYAATDDEESIQQGVDRVKKILSDNFVRPDEAEKIKSRIRELGQYSIIDKVTVALNPKIDTYEAEFSNLGLKGVPISSNLVKEFDKLLVGGIWCMIKIDYFYDEETKVMNPFSVCSLQPIQMPNMDMEEVFEGRKQFTKKEWIDVLIRSTGMEPTQLEERVKWHLLLRLVPLVENNYNMCELGPRGTGKSHVYKEISPNSILVSGGQSTVANLFYNMTTRKVGLVGMWDTVAFDEVAGIHFKDKDGIQIMKDYMASGSFARGKEEKNASASMVFVGNINQSVDVLLKTSHLFAPFPPEMANDTAFFDRMHYYMPGWEIPKMRPDLFTDKYGFIVDYLAEFFREMRKRQYADSIDRYFKLGNNLNQRDTVAVRKTVSGMVKLIYPNGEFTKEDVEEILQYALEGRRRVKEQLKKIGGMEFYDVMFSYIDKESLNEEYVSVPEQGGGKLIPEGMGKPGHVYVVGHGQTGMIGVYKLENQVVSGTGKFDRSGLGSSRDAKESLDTAFRYFTANSKSISNLISTKTKDYLMHISDLQGIGITSELAVAELIGLCSGALEKPVQESMVIIGNMTVGGTIAKVEEFANTLQVCVDAGAKKVLIPAASVMDLQTVPPDLLVKVQPVFYADPIDAVFKALGVN; this is encoded by the coding sequence ATGGAAGAGAGAGTGGAAGAAACGTTGACGCTTGATCTTGATAAAAAGCTGAATGAAGCATTTGCAGGTCGTGTCGTCCGTAAAGACTTGACGAAACTTATCAAAGAAGGGGCAAACGTGCCTATATATGTGCTGGAATACTTGCTTGGCATGTATGCTGCCACAGATGATGAAGAAAGTATTCAACAAGGTGTAGACCGTGTTAAAAAGATTCTCTCTGATAATTTTGTTCGTCCAGATGAAGCAGAGAAAATTAAATCACGTATTCGTGAGCTTGGTCAATATTCAATTATTGATAAGGTGACAGTGGCCTTGAATCCCAAGATTGACACTTATGAAGCAGAGTTTTCTAATCTTGGATTAAAAGGTGTTCCTATTTCCTCTAACTTAGTGAAAGAGTTCGATAAGCTCTTAGTTGGTGGTATTTGGTGCATGATCAAGATTGATTATTTTTATGATGAAGAAACAAAGGTAATGAATCCTTTTAGTGTCTGTAGTTTGCAACCAATTCAAATGCCGAATATGGATATGGAAGAGGTGTTTGAAGGGCGAAAACAGTTCACTAAAAAAGAGTGGATTGATGTTTTAATTCGTTCAACTGGAATGGAACCAACACAATTAGAGGAACGTGTGAAATGGCATCTGCTGTTAAGACTCGTGCCTTTAGTGGAAAATAACTACAACATGTGTGAACTCGGCCCTCGTGGTACAGGTAAATCGCATGTTTACAAAGAAATTAGTCCGAATTCTATATTAGTTTCAGGTGGACAATCTACCGTAGCTAATCTCTTTTATAACATGACTACCCGTAAGGTAGGATTGGTAGGTATGTGGGATACCGTGGCTTTTGATGAAGTGGCAGGGATTCACTTTAAAGATAAAGACGGAATCCAAATTATGAAGGATTATATGGCATCGGGAAGTTTCGCTCGTGGCAAAGAAGAGAAAAATGCTTCGGCTTCTATGGTGTTTGTCGGAAATATTAATCAAAGTGTAGATGTATTATTGAAAACTTCACATCTATTCGCCCCCTTCCCACCAGAAATGGCAAATGACACTGCTTTCTTTGATCGTATGCACTATTATATGCCTGGTTGGGAAATTCCTAAGATGCGACCTGATTTATTTACTGATAAGTATGGATTTATTGTTGATTATCTTGCTGAATTTTTCCGTGAAATGCGTAAACGACAGTATGCAGATTCAATAGACCGTTATTTCAAGCTTGGAAACAACTTGAATCAACGAGATACAGTCGCAGTTCGAAAGACTGTTTCTGGTATGGTAAAACTCATTTATCCGAATGGTGAATTCACGAAAGAAGATGTAGAGGAAATCTTACAATATGCTCTTGAAGGTCGTCGTCGTGTTAAGGAACAGCTTAAGAAAATCGGTGGCATGGAGTTTTATGATGTGATGTTTTCGTATATCGATAAAGAGTCGTTGAACGAAGAATATGTATCTGTTCCAGAACAAGGTGGAGGAAAGCTCATACCAGAAGGAATGGGTAAACCAGGCCATGTGTACGTGGTAGGACACGGTCAGACGGGTATGATAGGTGTTTACAAGCTAGAGAACCAAGTTGTAAGTGGAACTGGGAAGTTTGATAGGTCCGGCTTAGGATCCTCGAGAGACGCTAAAGAAAGTCTTGATACTGCTTTCAGGTATTTCACTGCCAATAGCAAAAGTATTAGTAATTTAATCAGCACAAAAACTAAAGATTACCTAATGCACATAAGTGACCTGCAGGGGATTGGTATTACAAGTGAACTTGCTGTAGCTGAACTAATTGGTTTATGCTCTGGAGCACTAGAGAAACCGGTCCAAGAGAGTATGGTTATTATCGGAAACATGACTGTTGGCGGAACGATTGCAAAGGTTGAAGAATTTGCGAATACATTACAAGTATGTGTAGATGCTGGTGCTAAAAAAGTGTTGATACCAGCAGCATCTGTAATGGATTTGCAGACGGTTCCACCAGACTTACTAGTAAAGGTACAACCAGTGTTTTATGCAGATCCTATAGATGCAGTGTTTAAAGCGTTAGGAGTTAATTAG
- a CDS encoding TIGR02677 family protein — protein sequence MNFMMKAVIEASYLTAQSAAQYRTILRYFYLQHEKMRDFITPEEVLQHLCTIPQFADYEEEQLHQQLTQLVKWNNLTARQDMTNARTIEEYKKKRFRYQPTPYTIEIERMLIELERKVDDTFKGSLERSQFERLLEVLQKLENPPMTPDACMHVWEDLLRYFKTIRTSTADYIAYINSEKTDQRMQTEAFLVYKAQFTNYLRDFIVSLQRTSIQIIELLHKHTNAKMQPFFKLLIIKEKSIPRLEDVSKKDEEYMEQYAAYFYSMKRWFLEIEGQKSELEMLQWQTNEMIRRITRYVQRLGERQHHFKSRRNDYLHLAKWFKGCETMEEAHKVSAIVFGAMQVKHVQLKTYTTDDLHADTWSEQPEKVTIKPRTSKYREKTKATGTELQTEKKREQRALYLKERQEQEQAVKDYFKDGFVQLSQLERVEPFMRKLLLSWMSKARTNKEGFVTTESGMLLRVKLLKEKVVMRAQDGDLHMQDVIFELVEEGQA from the coding sequence ATGAATTTCATGATGAAGGCAGTTATAGAGGCATCTTATTTAACGGCGCAGTCAGCGGCACAGTACCGAACGATCCTCCGGTATTTTTATTTGCAGCATGAGAAAATGCGGGATTTTATAACACCAGAGGAAGTGTTGCAGCATTTGTGTACAATTCCGCAGTTTGCTGATTATGAAGAGGAGCAGTTGCATCAGCAGTTGACGCAGCTTGTGAAGTGGAATAACTTAACGGCACGACAGGACATGACAAATGCCCGCACGATTGAGGAATATAAGAAGAAGCGTTTTCGCTATCAACCGACGCCGTATACGATTGAAATTGAACGGATGCTGATTGAGCTGGAGCGTAAGGTGGATGACACCTTCAAAGGGTCACTTGAACGCTCGCAGTTTGAACGTTTGCTAGAGGTATTACAAAAGCTAGAAAATCCACCAATGACACCGGATGCTTGCATGCATGTATGGGAGGATTTATTGCGTTATTTTAAAACGATTCGTACGAGCACAGCCGATTATATCGCCTATATTAATAGTGAAAAGACAGATCAGCGAATGCAAACGGAGGCTTTTCTTGTATATAAGGCTCAGTTTACTAATTATTTGCGTGACTTTATCGTGTCTTTGCAGCGTACTTCCATTCAAATTATTGAGCTACTGCATAAGCATACGAATGCGAAGATGCAGCCGTTTTTTAAGCTGCTCATTATTAAGGAAAAGTCGATTCCGAGGTTGGAGGATGTGTCCAAAAAGGATGAGGAATATATGGAGCAATATGCAGCTTATTTTTATTCGATGAAGCGCTGGTTTTTAGAAATCGAGGGGCAAAAAAGTGAGCTAGAAATGCTGCAGTGGCAAACGAATGAAATGATTCGTCGTATTACGCGCTATGTGCAAAGGCTAGGCGAACGCCAGCATCATTTTAAAAGCCGTCGTAACGATTATTTACATTTAGCTAAGTGGTTTAAAGGGTGTGAAACGATGGAGGAGGCCCATAAAGTTTCGGCCATCGTGTTTGGAGCTATGCAGGTGAAGCATGTGCAGTTAAAAACCTATACAACGGATGATTTGCATGCGGATACGTGGAGCGAGCAGCCGGAGAAGGTGACGATTAAGCCGCGGACGAGTAAATACCGTGAAAAAACAAAGGCAACTGGCACCGAATTACAAACAGAGAAGAAGCGAGAACAGCGGGCACTATATTTGAAGGAACGTCAGGAGCAGGAGCAGGCTGTAAAAGATTATTTCAAAGATGGGTTTGTACAGCTTTCACAGTTAGAGCGGGTGGAACCTTTTATGCGTAAACTATTGCTTAGTTGGATGTCAAAGGCGCGGACGAATAAGGAAGGGTTTGTAACGACAGAATCTGGTATGCTGCTGCGTGTGAAACTGTTAAAAGAAAAGGTTGTTATGCGAGCGCAAGATGGCGATTTACATATGCAAGATGTTATTTTTGAATTGGTTGAGGAGGGACAAGCCTGA